Part of the Sporomusa termitida genome, AAATCCCCGGTGAGGGTGTAGTTTATAGCCAATTGCCGGTATTTGTTGATACCCAGTTTATGATAAGGCAGCAAGTCAACCCCCTGAAAATTCTTGTAATTGCTGAAGGGTTGCAGAAATTCCAGGGTTTTGCCAATGGTGTCTTCGCTATCATTCAGTCCCCTTAGGAGAGGCATCCTGACCTTGACAGTAAACCCGCGGCGGATGAGTTCTGCCAGATTATCCAGAATACGTTCATTGCGCACCCCTGTAAGTTCATAATGCCGCTCAGAGTCAATGTGCTTAAGGTCATACAGAAACAAATCGGTAAACGGTGCGATCATGAACAGGGAGGCCGGTTTTACATAGCCGCAGGTTTCAATGGCGGTGTGGATGCCCGTGCGTTTGCATTCTGTCAGCAGGTTAGCGGCAAATTCCGGCTGGGCTGTGACCTCGCCCCCCCCAAGAGTGACTCCCCCGCCTGAACTCAGGTAGAAGAGCGCATCTTGTTGGATGATTTCCAGCACTTCGGAAATGGTTTTGTCTGAGCCGGCAATGGACAGTGCCTGTTGCGGGCAGGCGGCTTCACATTGCCGGCAGCCCACACAATCAATGCTTCTGTTTACTTTATGCCGGCGGCGTTCCCCTTTACGCTGCAGCTGCCTGTCTTCTCCACCCGGGAAATCATGAATGCGGACAGGGCAAACAGGAATACAGTTACCACAATCGATGCACAAATCTTCTTTGAACATGACCTGATATTTTCGTTCAAGCCCCTCAGGATTTGAACACCATTTGCATCTTAGGGGGCAGCCTTTGAAGAAAATTAATGTTCTTATGCCCGGTCCGTCATAGATGGAATATTTCTGGACATTAAAGATTCTTGCTTTCCGCTCTAAGATGCTGCCAATTTCTGTATTCATTCCTGTACCCGTCCTTAGAAAATGCCTGCTAAAAGTTATTTATTCTGCCAGTGCTTGGGAAGATATTTTTTAAGAAGCCTTTTTCCCTCTTCGCTGATGGTGTAGTAAATGACCAGCTCGCCCTTGTCGTCAAGCATCACCTCATCATCGTCAATGACAAAATTGGCTTTCATGTCTAATAGGTGTTCGGCAAAGACTTCTTTGGTAAACTGCTTTTCCGTGCCGTATTCGGGCTTCAGCGCCTTCATAATCTCAACAACATTGGTTTTGTCAACAGTGGAAATATAATGAAGCATTCTAAACCGCAGTGGTAACAGTGCTGCCATGATTATGCCACCCCGCCTTTTTGGAAGAATTCTTTCGGGTTAATGGCCACAAGCGTAGCACCAATCAGTACCAGCATACTGCCAATAACCAAATTCTGCGTAAGCTCGGCGCTCATAAAGACCACCGACAGGATAACGCCCCACATGACATAGGTGCCGTTAAGAGCCATGCCTTTGGCAACACCGCATTTACTGTTGGCCGTATACCAGGCGAGATAAGATACGCCTGCCGCCAGGCCGGCAACGGCAAAGATGCCAAACGTTTCCGGCAGGACAACGATCTGGGAGATAACGGCCCAGCCACCGACGAAAGGAAGAATAAAGATAGCGATACACAAACCGGAAGTCAGCTCACGGATATTGATGGCAATTTTGGGGTCAATCATGGACATGCCGAAGACGGCCAGAACGGCTTCCGCACCCCAGCCTAAAGCCGCTAATGAGGCAAACATAAGACCAAGGTAAAAGTTCTCGCTGGTTGTACCCTCAGGCGGTACATAGGAGATAATAATCGCGCCGATAACAGACAGCAGCATGCCGGCCCAAACGCGGGGCAGAATGTGCTGTTTAAGGAATATCCGGGAAAGAATCGCGCCGACGACAGGATATAAGGCGGTAATTGTTAATGCATAGGCAGGTCCTGCCATCGAAATCCCCAGCAGATAGCCGCTATTAGCAATAGGTCCCCCCAGCAAAGCAGCTACACAAACCATCAGGCCGGGAACGGTCTTAAGACTGCGGATAATTTCCTGAAAACGTCCGGCCCAGCCGTTATAGATGAGCAGCCAGAGGCCCGCCAGGGTGTCATTCATACAAGCAGCGGCCAGAGGTATGGCATACAGCGCTGCATTGTCGCCCAAGGCAGGCACGAGCGTCAGGGCAATACCCAGGACCACATTGTTTATGCCCCAGGTGCCGCCGCTGAACAAACCGATTAATACACCTTTCCTGTCAAACTGGGCATCCAGTTTCCCTTTCATCGCCAAAGCGGTTTGATTGCCTGATAATTTCATATAATCGATGCTCCCCTCCTTATTCACGGAATAGCTGAAGAGCTTGCATTCCCAACTATTCCGTGTCACCAAATTTTTTTAAAAATGCTCCAGCATGGTCCTGCTGATAATTTCATCCTGAACTTCCTTGCACAGCTCTACAAAGTATGCACTGTACCCGGCGACACGGATGATCAGGTCACGGTACTTGTCAGGTTCGAGTTGGGCCTTCTTCAACACTTCATTATCAACATAACTGAATTGCATCTGGCCGTTGCCGAGAATAGATGCTGTTCTGAGCAGGGTAATCAGGCCATTTTCCCCCTCCGGTGTTTCCAGAATACCGCGCAGCAGTTTGAAGTTGTGCACCATGCCAATACTCATGGACTCATTACTCAGCTTGCTGATCGATTTAAGGATGGCTGTGGGCCCCAGCTTATCGGCCCCCTGGGTTGGGCTGATTCCGTCTGACAACGGTGTCCAGGCCGACCGGCCATTGGCTGTCGCACCGGTAATCTCCCCAATGGGCGTGTTGTTGGAAATGGAAAGGGTACCATGACTGAAGTGCGAAAATAGCATTTTGAAGGTGTTGTGGACCCGTTCAGTCCAGATGATAATATCTGCGGCAATTTCATCAACATAGTCATCATCATTGCCGTATTTGGGTGTATGCAGACAATCTGTCCGGAGGGCTTCGTAGCCGGCAAAATTGGCCTCCAGGGCGTCCCTAATTTGTTTCAGTGTATATTTTTTATCATCAAATACCAGCTTCTTAATCGCAGCCATCGAATCAGCATAGGTTCCCAGACCGGAGAAGATCAGGCCGGGACCGCAATTGACAAGTGCTCCGCCATTTGTGACATCAGTGCCTTTTTCCATACAACCTTCTACCAGCAACGACATGAGGGGTTTGGGAACAAGCTCTCTGTGCACCCGCTGACTGACAATGGTGCCAATGGCCGACAAGCGAATAATATGCTCAATCTGCTTTTTGCAGGCGGCATCAAATTCTTCATAAGTCCTGATATTGTCAAGGTCGCCGGTATCAAGGCCCTGCCTGGTACCATGCCATTTCATCAGGCCGCGGTTCAGAACAAACTCGATGGCAATGGGCCATTGTGTGTAACCGGTGGATGTCCACTGATAGATCCTGCCGGATTTTTGCGGCTCAACGCAGCCCATGAGGCAATAATCCCGCGCATCCTCAATCGAAAACCCCTTGGCAAGCATCATTTTGATATGAGTATCATCAAAGTGGCAGGCGGGGAACCCCAGCCCGGCTTTCACCACGTCGACAATTTTCTTCAGATATGCTTGCGGTGATTTATTATGAATCCGGCAGGCAAGGGACGGTTGATACATCTTGGTAAAACGAACGGCATCCATAATCAGATAAGTCAGATCATTAGTTGCATCGCCACCGGTCCGCTTTTGCCCGCCGATCGTGCAATTGATAAACGGCTGATAGCCGGCAAAATATTTTGCCCCCAGCTCACTGGACAGCCACATGACTTCCGAGCATTTAATAATAAAGCAGCTTAAGAGTTCAAAGGCTTCCAGCTTGTTCATCCGGCCGGCTTCCAGGTCGGCCTTGAACAGGGGATATATGTATTGATCCAGACGGCCGACGGAAATCCCGGTCTGGTTTTCTTCCACCACAAATAACGATTCCAGCGTCCAGACGGACTGGAGTGCTTCATGAAAGGTACGGGGTGGATTGGCCGGCACCTGTGTCAAAATGCCGGAAATCTTGTAAAGCTCTTGCTGCCGGGCTGGGTCATGCTCCCGGTCAGCCAGTTCTCTGGCATAATCAGAAAGCCGTGCGGCATAAGCCAAAATGCCGTCACAGGTCTCAATTTCCGCTTTGTAGAAATAAATCTTATCCAGGTCATCCGGATTTTCCATCGACAATTTACTCAGCCGGTCTACGG contains:
- the cutC gene encoding choline trimethylamine-lyase; translated protein: MKLFQGISKELSANSPAAYRQAKSPVHEGEITGLTPRLERLRAAYLQAKPSVSTYRARAFTQVTRENAGLPKILLRAKCFRKACETAPLVIQPDELVVGHPCGKPRAGAVSPDIAWRWIRDELDTMSTRPQDPFEISEEDKRILREEIFPYWEGRSLDEICQQQYEEAGVWSFSGEAFVSDLSYHQVNGGGDTCPGYDVILIKKGINGARQEAVDRLSKLSMENPDDLDKIYFYKAEIETCDGILAYAARLSDYARELADREHDPARQQELYKISGILTQVPANPPRTFHEALQSVWTLESLFVVEENQTGISVGRLDQYIYPLFKADLEAGRMNKLEAFELLSCFIIKCSEVMWLSSELGAKYFAGYQPFINCTIGGQKRTGGDATNDLTYLIMDAVRFTKMYQPSLACRIHNKSPQAYLKKIVDVVKAGLGFPACHFDDTHIKMMLAKGFSIEDARDYCLMGCVEPQKSGRIYQWTSTGYTQWPIAIEFVLNRGLMKWHGTRQGLDTGDLDNIRTYEEFDAACKKQIEHIIRLSAIGTIVSQRVHRELVPKPLMSLLVEGCMEKGTDVTNGGALVNCGPGLIFSGLGTYADSMAAIKKLVFDDKKYTLKQIRDALEANFAGYEALRTDCLHTPKYGNDDDYVDEIAADIIIWTERVHNTFKMLFSHFSHGTLSISNNTPIGEITGATANGRSAWTPLSDGISPTQGADKLGPTAILKSISKLSNESMSIGMVHNFKLLRGILETPEGENGLITLLRTASILGNGQMQFSYVDNEVLKKAQLEPDKYRDLIIRVAGYSAYFVELCKEVQDEIISRTMLEHF
- a CDS encoding DMT family transporter, translating into MKLSGNQTALAMKGKLDAQFDRKGVLIGLFSGGTWGINNVVLGIALTLVPALGDNAALYAIPLAAACMNDTLAGLWLLIYNGWAGRFQEIIRSLKTVPGLMVCVAALLGGPIANSGYLLGISMAGPAYALTITALYPVVGAILSRIFLKQHILPRVWAGMLLSVIGAIIISYVPPEGTTSENFYLGLMFASLAALGWGAEAVLAVFGMSMIDPKIAINIRELTSGLCIAIFILPFVGGWAVISQIVVLPETFGIFAVAGLAAGVSYLAWYTANSKCGVAKGMALNGTYVMWGVILSVVFMSAELTQNLVIGSMLVLIGATLVAINPKEFFQKGGVA
- the cutD gene encoding choline TMA-lyase-activating enzyme: MNTEIGSILERKARIFNVQKYSIYDGPGIRTLIFFKGCPLRCKWCSNPEGLERKYQVMFKEDLCIDCGNCIPVCPVRIHDFPGGEDRQLQRKGERRRHKVNRSIDCVGCRQCEAACPQQALSIAGSDKTISEVLEIIQQDALFYLSSGGGVTLGGGEVTAQPEFAANLLTECKRTGIHTAIETCGYVKPASLFMIAPFTDLFLYDLKHIDSERHYELTGVRNERILDNLAELIRRGFTVKVRMPLLRGLNDSEDTIGKTLEFLQPFSNYKNFQGVDLLPYHKLGINKYRQLAINYTLTGDLSCTEEELEKIEAFIKKDSLQVKIIRH